One Desulfobulbus oligotrophicus DNA segment encodes these proteins:
- a CDS encoding restriction endonuclease subunit S has product MRKVPLSLIANVTAGQGAPKPDEFSDSGVPFVRAGSLEDLLAGKSESNLELVPAETAKKRKLKLYPKGSILFAKSGMSATKDRIYILQNSAYVVSHLAILTSKDNVHRDYLRLALKQFPPSSLIKDPAYPAISLGEIQGYEIPIPEEIDDQKRIAHLLGKVEGLIAQRKQHLQQLDDLLKSVFLEMFGDPVRNEKGWDKPELRHFGKISTGNTPPKKDPSNYSSRYIEWIKTDNISADSVFISQAVEYLSETGSIKARTVTKGALMVACIAGSVESIGRAALTDRTVAFNQQINAIQPELDVNPLFLYGLFKISKAYVQSHASKGMKKILTKGDFEKITMIKPPFDLQNRFATIVEKVEALKSRYQQSLADLENLYGALSQKAFKGELDLSRVVLPAESPDIFEEEKIDVEEKQPMEPSFELPAPEELTVLQTIEGRKSLLGKWLNAWLEQLGNAPFAAQDFMDAARGRLWELSEDDAPNWGAVEYDELKAWVFKKIASGKIKQTRNIISINEKKQFGNQVILRSRKSRL; this is encoded by the coding sequence ATGAGAAAAGTTCCGCTTAGTTTAATTGCGAACGTCACCGCAGGGCAAGGTGCTCCTAAGCCGGATGAATTTTCCGATAGCGGCGTTCCCTTCGTTCGCGCTGGCAGTCTGGAAGATTTGCTCGCCGGTAAAAGTGAGTCCAACCTTGAACTGGTGCCTGCAGAAACGGCTAAAAAACGAAAGCTGAAGCTCTACCCTAAGGGCTCGATTCTTTTCGCGAAAAGCGGCATGTCTGCGACGAAGGATCGCATTTATATTTTGCAAAATTCTGCCTATGTCGTCAGTCACTTGGCCATCTTGACTTCGAAAGACAACGTTCATAGGGATTATCTTCGACTTGCGCTCAAACAATTCCCGCCTTCAAGCCTTATCAAAGACCCAGCGTATCCAGCCATCAGCCTCGGAGAGATTCAGGGCTACGAAATTCCGATACCTGAGGAAATCGACGACCAAAAGCGCATTGCTCATCTGCTCGGCAAGGTGGAAGGGCTGATCGCCCAGCGCAAACAACACCTACAACAACTCGACGACCTGCTCAAAAGCGTCTTTCTGGAGATGTTCGGCGACCCCGTGCGGAATGAGAAGGGGTGGGACAAACCGGAATTGAGGCATTTTGGCAAGATTTCGACGGGAAATACTCCTCCAAAAAAAGACCCGTCCAACTATTCGAGTCGATACATTGAATGGATAAAGACAGACAATATTTCGGCTGACTCTGTTTTTATAAGTCAGGCTGTAGAATATCTCTCAGAAACTGGGTCAATCAAAGCGCGAACTGTAACGAAGGGTGCTCTTATGGTGGCCTGTATAGCCGGAAGCGTTGAGTCTATCGGGCGGGCAGCACTGACAGACAGAACAGTTGCGTTTAACCAGCAAATCAACGCCATCCAACCAGAGCTGGATGTCAATCCGCTCTTTTTGTACGGCTTGTTCAAGATTTCCAAAGCCTACGTTCAAAGTCATGCATCAAAGGGGATGAAGAAAATTTTGACCAAAGGCGACTTCGAAAAGATCACAATGATCAAGCCGCCGTTCGACCTCCAAAATCGATTCGCAACCATCGTCGAAAAGGTCGAGGCCCTCAAGTCCCGCTACCAGCAAAGTTTGGCTGATCTGGAAAACCTCTATGGCGCACTGAGCCAGAAGGCCTTCAAGGGCGAGTTGGACCTGTCGCGGGTAGTGCTGCCAGCGGAATCCCCTGATATTTTTGAAGAAGAAAAGATCGATGTAGAGGAAAAACAACCCATGGAGCCATCGTTCGAGTTGCCTGCACCCGAAGAACTTACCGTCTTGCAAACCATTGAAGGCCGTAAATCCCTGCTGGGCAAGTGGCTGAATGCCTGGCTGGAGCAACTGGGTAATGCACCCTTTGCCGCGCAAGATTTTATGGATGCCGCCCGGGGGCGCCTGTGGGAGCTGTCGGAAGACGATGCACCGAACTGGGGCGCGGTGGAATACGACGAACTCAAGGCCTGGGTGTTTAAAAAAATTGCATCGGGTAAGATAAAGCAGACCAGAAATATAATCAGCATCAACGAAAAGAAGCAGTTCGGCAACCAAGTGATTCTGCGAAGTCGGAAATCGAGATTGTAA